A stretch of Desulfotignum phosphitoxidans DSM 13687 DNA encodes these proteins:
- a CDS encoding hybrid sensor histidine kinase/response regulator, translating to MNLRDCKDLSGPGDELDQLACAITDLWDRAVRTGESLKKSQAHYRLLADNVIDVIWTMDMDRRFTYISPSVEPLTGFTPEAFMAGSLLERFTKASFKKAMTVYRQGTSLEKKMGKGFVQKNRTLELEIIRKDGTTVWTETRAAFLREADGSLAGIIGVTRDISRRRQAETRLRQAQKLEAIGSLAGGIAHDFNNILSAVIGYSQLAMDRLPKDSPAQKDLAQVYKGGERAKELVMQILAFSRQKGQQAAPIQIGPIIKEVLKFLKSTLPSSITIRQEVMPDAGHILADPTQIHQVLMNLCTNAAHAMDQTGGALTVKLSGITLDQYAAETDPDLSPGKYLKLTVGDTGHGIAPDILPKIFDPYFTTKKRGQGTGLGLATVHGIIKSCNGSIAVSSTPGQGTIFHLYFPVIDTPAESAPEKPVPPSAAKSDTCILFVDDEPAIADLGRQLLAHLGYTADTRTDPLEALALVTSSPDRFALVITDLTMPGMKGDQLASELMKIRPDLPVILCSGFSRDMTKAAAESAGIKAFVPKPILKDNLAAVIRQVLGDKNA from the coding sequence ATGAATCTCAGGGATTGTAAAGACCTGTCCGGTCCGGGAGATGAACTGGACCAGCTGGCCTGTGCCATCACCGACCTGTGGGACCGGGCGGTCCGGACCGGGGAGTCTCTGAAAAAGAGCCAGGCCCACTACCGGCTGCTGGCTGACAATGTCATCGACGTGATCTGGACCATGGACATGGACCGGCGTTTCACCTATATCAGCCCGTCCGTGGAACCGCTGACCGGATTCACGCCGGAAGCGTTCATGGCAGGATCGCTGCTGGAACGTTTTACAAAAGCTTCATTCAAAAAAGCGATGACCGTGTACAGACAGGGCACCTCTCTGGAGAAAAAAATGGGGAAGGGGTTTGTCCAAAAAAACCGCACCCTGGAACTGGAAATTATCCGAAAAGACGGCACCACAGTATGGACCGAGACACGGGCCGCGTTCCTCCGGGAAGCAGACGGCAGCCTGGCCGGAATTATCGGGGTGACAAGGGACATATCCAGACGCCGGCAGGCGGAAACCCGGCTCCGGCAGGCCCAGAAACTGGAGGCCATCGGCAGCCTGGCCGGGGGCATTGCCCATGATTTCAACAACATTCTTTCCGCCGTTATCGGGTATTCCCAGCTGGCCATGGACCGGCTGCCCAAAGACAGCCCGGCCCAGAAAGACCTTGCGCAGGTCTACAAAGGGGGAGAACGGGCCAAAGAACTGGTGATGCAGATCCTTGCCTTCAGCCGGCAGAAGGGGCAGCAGGCAGCTCCCATTCAGATCGGTCCCATCATCAAGGAGGTGCTCAAATTTCTCAAATCAACCCTGCCCAGTTCCATTACGATCCGGCAGGAGGTCATGCCGGATGCAGGACATATCCTGGCTGACCCGACACAGATCCACCAGGTGCTCATGAACCTGTGCACCAACGCGGCCCATGCCATGGATCAAACCGGCGGAGCGTTGACGGTCAAGCTTTCCGGCATCACCCTGGACCAGTATGCAGCTGAAACAGATCCAGACCTTTCACCGGGAAAATATCTGAAATTGACAGTGGGTGACACCGGGCACGGGATCGCCCCGGACATCCTGCCCAAGATTTTCGATCCCTATTTCACCACCAAAAAACGCGGGCAGGGAACGGGGCTGGGCCTTGCCACGGTGCACGGCATTATAAAATCGTGCAACGGCAGCATCGCTGTTTCCAGCACCCCGGGCCAGGGCACCATCTTTCATCTGTATTTTCCGGTCATCGACACCCCGGCAGAGTCTGCACCGGAAAAACCGGTCCCGCCTTCAGCTGCCAAAAGCGATACATGCATCCTGTTTGTGGATGATGAACCCGCTATTGCAGATCTGGGCAGACAGCTTCTGGCGCATCTGGGATACACGGCAGATACCCGCACCGACCCTCTTGAGGCCCTGGCCCTGGTCACATCCAGTCCGGACCGGTTCGCCCTGGTGATCACGGACCTGACCATGCCCGGCATGAAAGGGGACCAGCTGGCCTCAGAGCTGATGAAAATCCGGCCGGACCTGCCCGTGATCCTGTGTTCGGGCTTCAGCAGGGATATGACCAAAGCTGCAGCAGAATCTGCCGGCATCAAGGCCTTTGTCCCCAAACCCATACTCAAAGACAACCTGGCTGCCGTGATCCGGCAGGTACTGGGAGATAAAAACGCATGA
- a CDS encoding signal transduction histidine kinase: MKPAPLKLLSLIREQITLFTRPGLTRRVLLYILLCSSFFTLLSTGVQLYTDYQRDRSDIHHHIDFIRDSYLEPLAVHAYNMDYHQLNLLLAGIFNFKDIVYLEISEPLDSTRQTLTKMGTLPENRTICREFTLTYPSDPGKGPQHAFLMVAASLTNVYQRLWDKTLVILVSNAVKTFMAALCIFVIIQYVITRHLVRMAAYTKGLHMDQPALPLNLRDCKDLSGPGDESQGL, from the coding sequence ATGAAACCGGCCCCATTGAAACTGCTTTCCCTTATCAGAGAACAGATCACCCTGTTTACGAGACCCGGCCTGACCCGGCGGGTACTGCTGTATATTCTGCTGTGCAGCTCGTTTTTTACGCTCCTGAGCACCGGGGTTCAGCTGTACACCGATTATCAAAGAGACCGGTCAGACATTCATCACCATATCGATTTTATCCGGGACAGCTATCTGGAACCGCTGGCAGTCCATGCCTACAACATGGATTATCACCAGCTGAACCTGCTGCTGGCAGGGATATTCAATTTCAAAGATATCGTGTACCTGGAAATCAGCGAACCTTTGGACAGCACCCGCCAAACCCTGACAAAAATGGGGACCCTGCCGGAAAACCGCACCATCTGCAGGGAATTCACACTCACCTATCCATCCGACCCGGGCAAAGGACCTCAGCATGCCTTCCTGATGGTGGCAGCCAGCCTCACCAATGTTTACCAGCGGCTCTGGGACAAGACCCTGGTGATCCTGGTTTCCAATGCCGTCAAGACATTTATGGCAGCTTTGTGCATCTTTGTGATCATCCAGTATGTGATCACCCGGCACCTGGTCCGGATGGCCGCCTATACCAAAGGTCTGCACATGGACCAGCCGGCCCTGCCGCTGAATCTCAGGGATTGTAAAGACCTGTCCGGTCCGGGAGATGAATCTCAGGGATTGTAA
- a CDS encoding substrate-binding periplasmic protein — MAKTLTRLLVLLVLAIHPVCLALADEILLAADPWCPYNCGGQEEHSGFMVDIARAVFEKNGHRVIYVTVPWARAIHGTRTGQYDGIIGAGRTETPDFVFPDIEQGLACHTFYVKKGNPWQYDGPASLDHVTLGVIRNYSYGTLFDTYIRQHQADLAKVQVISGESGLALNIRKLVAGRIEVLIEDRAVFQYFLHKKGIPDDFARAGTAAMEPVYIAFSPISADARKYADMLTREMAELRRSGALSDILKQYGLTDWRDVDK; from the coding sequence ATGGCCAAAACCCTGACCAGATTGCTTGTTCTGCTTGTCCTGGCGATCCACCCGGTTTGCCTGGCGCTTGCCGATGAGATCCTGCTGGCGGCGGACCCGTGGTGCCCCTACAACTGCGGCGGGCAAGAAGAACACTCCGGGTTCATGGTGGACATCGCAAGAGCGGTGTTCGAGAAAAACGGCCATCGGGTCATCTATGTGACCGTGCCCTGGGCACGCGCCATCCATGGTACACGGACCGGGCAGTATGACGGCATCATCGGGGCAGGCAGGACCGAAACCCCGGATTTCGTGTTTCCGGATATCGAACAGGGCCTTGCCTGTCACACCTTTTATGTCAAAAAAGGAAACCCCTGGCAATATGACGGCCCGGCATCCCTGGATCATGTCACCCTGGGGGTGATCCGCAACTATTCATACGGCACTCTATTCGATACCTATATCAGGCAGCACCAGGCAGATTTGGCAAAAGTCCAGGTGATCAGCGGTGAATCAGGCCTGGCGTTGAACATCAGAAAACTTGTGGCCGGCAGAATAGAGGTTCTTATCGAAGACCGGGCCGTGTTTCAGTATTTTCTTCACAAAAAAGGCATACCCGATGACTTTGCCCGGGCTGGTACCGCAGCCATGGAACCTGTGTATATCGCATTTTCACCCATTTCGGCAGATGCCCGCAAATACGCGGACATGCTGACCCGGGAAATGGCCGAACTGAGACGGTCCGGTGCCCTGTCAGATATATTGAAACAATATGGTCTTACCGACTGGAGAGATGTGGACAAATGA
- a CDS encoding HD domain-containing phosphohydrolase has translation MESRQHNRAEKIHILVVDDDTAIRQLLQQGVEMSGYDCSSAPSGEDALEVLKTRKVDVVITDIIMPGMTGIELTRAVKETHDADVIVMTGYAEAYTFEKVIEEGASDFVQKPVNLKEMMIRLRRVLRERDLFSAKDEAALQLQHMLGQLKKSLFGTIQVIVSMVEKRDPYTAGHQQRVAQLACAIAGEMKMPNDVIEGIGMAGAIHDLGKIAVPAEILSKPTRLTKEEFSLVKSHARAGFEILKNIDFPWPVARIAHQHHERMNGTGYPGGLKGEEILLESRIIAVADTVEAMASHRPYRPALGIDAALEAVNQGKGDLYDAKVVDACTQLFSKKTFRFDDKLQDQIWPKP, from the coding sequence ATGGAATCACGGCAGCACAATCGGGCAGAAAAAATCCATATCCTGGTGGTTGACGATGATACCGCCATAAGACAGCTGCTGCAACAAGGTGTTGAGATGTCCGGATATGATTGTTCCAGCGCGCCCAGTGGAGAAGATGCCCTGGAAGTTCTGAAAACCCGGAAAGTGGATGTGGTGATCACCGATATCATCATGCCCGGGATGACCGGCATTGAACTGACCCGGGCGGTCAAGGAAACCCATGACGCGGATGTCATCGTCATGACCGGGTATGCGGAAGCATACACCTTTGAGAAGGTGATTGAAGAAGGTGCGAGTGATTTTGTGCAAAAGCCGGTCAATCTGAAAGAAATGATGATCCGCCTCAGGCGGGTGCTCAGGGAACGGGACCTGTTTTCTGCCAAAGATGAGGCTGCCCTGCAACTGCAGCACATGCTGGGCCAACTGAAAAAAAGCCTCTTTGGAACGATCCAGGTCATCGTCTCCATGGTGGAGAAGCGGGACCCCTATACCGCAGGTCACCAGCAGCGGGTGGCCCAGCTGGCCTGCGCCATTGCCGGGGAAATGAAGATGCCCAATGATGTCATAGAGGGGATCGGCATGGCAGGAGCGATCCATGACCTGGGAAAGATTGCCGTTCCAGCTGAAATTCTGAGCAAACCCACGCGGTTGACAAAAGAGGAGTTCAGCCTGGTAAAATCCCATGCCAGGGCCGGATTTGAGATCCTGAAAAATATTGACTTTCCCTGGCCCGTGGCCCGGATCGCCCATCAGCACCATGAAAGGATGAACGGCACGGGTTATCCCGGAGGGCTCAAAGGAGAGGAGATCCTCCTGGAATCCAGAATCATTGCCGTGGCTGACACGGTGGAGGCCATGGCATCCCACCGGCCCTACCGCCCGGCCCTGGGCATCGATGCCGCACTGGAAGCGGTCAATCAAGGGAAAGGGGACCTGTATGATGCAAAGGTTGTGGATGCCTGCACACAGCTTTTTTCAAAAAAAACGTTCCGGTTTGATGATAAATTACAGGATCAGATATGGCCAAAACCCTGA
- a CDS encoding hybrid sensor histidine kinase/response regulator: protein MQILIVDDRMENRYLLEILLKSEGHDTVSAVNGKKALECLASGPFDLIITDILMPVMDGFQLCRYCKADQTLCHIPFVFYTATYVDEKDEAFAYEIGADGFLRKGMEPSAFLASIQAVIKNTQKGRLSPKPPVDKPEEETYKHYSERLIRKLEKKMQDLEQKEERLNMALEASRDGLWDWNIQTGEVYFSPRYYTMLGYEPNELPQTYDTWAGLLHPDDREAAEKSILDHIEKEFSPFEQEFRMKTRSGKWKWILGRGKVFSVDEKGRPVRIVGTHTDISRLKAVIRQARETRERYRNIIEVSPVGIAVHAGGKVVFSNRAGADILGALSPDDLTGKPIHEIIHPDNLDAAKARIQRMMAGEPGLYPVEDRYVRLDGTPIDVMVMATAISFQGAPAVQVVVQDITEKKRTEKELQQAETRLRQVQKLEAIGSLAGGIAHDFNNILSAIIGYAQLAIDRLPKDSPVQADLEQVYKGGERAKALVMQILAFSRQQEQSEIPIQIGPIVKEAVKFLQSTLPSSIDIQQQIAPDAGMVLADPTRIHQVLMNLCTNAAHAMDRAGGTLTVTLAGIILDPESAAALPDLLPGKYLKLTVADTGHGIAPQTLPRIFDPYFTTKRRSQGTGLGLATVHGIIKSCGGGITVSSTPGQGTTFHLYFPVMGDPVKPVPEKPAPATAAGNHACILFVDDEPPIANLGKRLLEHLGYQAEARTDPLEALALIKADPGRFDLVITDLTMPGMSGDNLASELTKIRPNLPVIMCSGFSRDMTKAAAEAAGIKAFVLKPILKDNLAAVIRQVLAGDEA, encoded by the coding sequence ATGCAAATCCTGATCGTGGATGATCGGATGGAAAACCGGTACCTGCTGGAAATCCTGCTCAAATCTGAAGGACATGACACCGTGTCTGCGGTAAACGGCAAAAAAGCGCTTGAATGCCTGGCATCAGGCCCATTCGACTTGATCATCACCGACATCCTCATGCCGGTGATGGACGGGTTCCAGCTGTGCCGATACTGCAAGGCAGACCAGACCCTTTGCCACATTCCCTTTGTCTTTTACACGGCCACCTATGTGGATGAAAAAGACGAGGCATTTGCCTATGAGATCGGCGCGGACGGATTCTTGAGAAAAGGCATGGAACCGTCGGCTTTTCTGGCATCCATCCAGGCGGTGATAAAAAACACCCAAAAGGGCCGCCTCTCCCCAAAACCCCCTGTGGACAAGCCGGAGGAAGAAACCTATAAACACTACAGCGAGCGACTGATCCGGAAACTTGAAAAAAAAATGCAGGACCTGGAACAAAAAGAGGAACGCCTCAACATGGCCCTGGAGGCGTCCAGGGACGGGCTGTGGGACTGGAACATCCAGACCGGTGAGGTCTATTTCAGTCCCCGGTATTACACCATGCTGGGATATGAACCCAATGAACTTCCCCAGACCTATGACACCTGGGCCGGGCTTTTGCACCCGGATGACAGAGAAGCGGCGGAAAAATCGATCCTGGATCATATTGAAAAAGAATTCAGCCCTTTTGAACAGGAGTTCCGGATGAAAACCAGGTCCGGAAAATGGAAATGGATCCTGGGACGCGGCAAGGTGTTTTCCGTGGATGAAAAAGGCAGGCCGGTCCGGATCGTGGGTACCCATACCGACATCAGCCGGCTCAAGGCGGTGATCCGGCAGGCCAGAGAAACCCGGGAACGGTACCGCAACATCATCGAGGTGTCTCCTGTAGGGATCGCGGTCCACGCCGGCGGCAAAGTGGTCTTTTCCAACCGGGCCGGGGCCGACATTCTGGGCGCTTTGTCACCCGATGACCTGACTGGAAAACCGATCCATGAGATCATCCACCCGGACAATCTGGATGCGGCCAAAGCGCGGATACAGCGGATGATGGCAGGAGAGCCCGGCCTGTATCCGGTGGAGGACCGGTATGTCCGGCTGGATGGAACCCCCATCGACGTGATGGTTATGGCAACCGCGATCTCCTTTCAGGGGGCCCCGGCCGTGCAGGTGGTGGTCCAGGATATCACGGAAAAAAAGAGAACCGAAAAAGAACTGCAGCAGGCGGAAACCCGGCTCCGGCAGGTCCAGAAATTGGAGGCCATCGGCAGCCTGGCCGGGGGGATTGCCCATGATTTCAACAACATTCTTTCCGCCATTATCGGGTATGCCCAGCTGGCCATTGACCGGCTTCCCAAAGACAGCCCGGTCCAGGCGGACCTGGAACAGGTTTACAAAGGCGGAGAACGGGCAAAAGCCCTGGTGATGCAGATTCTGGCCTTCAGCCGGCAGCAGGAACAAAGTGAAATTCCCATTCAGATCGGCCCCATTGTCAAGGAGGCCGTCAAATTTCTCCAATCCACCCTGCCCAGCTCCATCGACATCCAGCAGCAGATCGCCCCGGATGCAGGGATGGTCCTGGCAGACCCCACAAGGATCCACCAGGTGCTCATGAACCTGTGTACCAATGCGGCCCATGCCATGGACAGGGCCGGCGGCACCCTGACGGTCACCCTTGCCGGCATCATCCTGGATCCAGAGTCGGCTGCCGCGCTTCCGGATCTTCTGCCGGGAAAATACCTGAAATTGACCGTGGCAGATACCGGACACGGCATCGCTCCCCAGACCCTGCCGCGGATATTCGACCCCTACTTCACCACCAAAAGACGCAGCCAGGGAACCGGGCTGGGCCTTGCCACGGTGCACGGCATCATCAAATCCTGCGGGGGCGGCATCACTGTTTCCAGCACCCCGGGACAGGGCACCACCTTTCATCTGTATTTTCCGGTAATGGGAGATCCGGTCAAACCAGTGCCGGAAAAACCGGCCCCGGCTACGGCTGCCGGAAACCATGCCTGTATTTTGTTTGTGGATGATGAACCCCCCATAGCCAATTTGGGCAAACGACTTCTGGAGCATCTGGGATACCAGGCCGAGGCCCGCACCGATCCCCTGGAGGCCCTGGCCTTGATAAAGGCTGACCCGGGCCGGTTCGACCTGGTGATCACGGACCTGACCATGCCCGGCATGAGCGGGGACAACCTGGCCTCAGAGCTGACGAAAATCCGGCCGAACCTGCCCGTGATCATGTGCTCGGGCTTCAGCAGGGATATGACCAAAGCTGCGGCAGAGGCTGCCGGTATCAAGGCCTTTGTTCTCAAACCGATACTCAAAGACAACCTGGCTGCCGTGATCCGGCAGGTACTGGCCGGCGATGAGGCATAA
- a CDS encoding response regulator, translated as MTDDLLTIPQAARLCAMSRGTIWKYVKTGEINAYRTPGGQYRIRQTDFNDFMQRNNMYPRAFHEPDNHRILIVDDEPQILKMLTAMLFRDEYSLETAKDGFDAGVKIMTFKPGLVILDLIMPGMDGFEVCRQIKTNADTAHIKVLAVTGYDSEENRDKILAQGADAYLTKPLFKDNLMQTIQSLLDAENPNTHRVSG; from the coding sequence GTGACAGACGATCTTCTCACCATCCCCCAGGCAGCCCGGCTCTGCGCCATGAGCCGGGGCACCATCTGGAAATATGTCAAGACAGGGGAAATCAATGCATACAGGACCCCAGGGGGCCAGTACCGGATCAGGCAGACCGATTTCAATGACTTTATGCAGCGCAACAACATGTATCCCCGGGCCTTTCATGAGCCGGACAATCACCGGATACTGATTGTGGATGACGAGCCCCAAATCCTCAAAATGCTGACTGCCATGCTTTTTCGGGACGAATATTCTCTGGAAACCGCCAAAGACGGATTTGATGCCGGTGTAAAGATCATGACTTTCAAACCAGGGCTGGTCATTTTAGACCTGATCATGCCGGGAATGGATGGATTTGAGGTGTGCCGGCAGATCAAGACAAATGCAGACACCGCCCATATCAAAGTACTGGCTGTCACGGGGTATGATTCTGAAGAGAACCGGGACAAAATTCTTGCACAAGGGGCGGATGCCTATCTGACCAAGCCGCTTTTCAAAGATAACCTGATGCAGACCATCCAGTCTTTGCTAGACGCAGAAAACCCGAACACGCATAGAGTGAGTGGATGA
- a CDS encoding ABC transporter substrate-binding protein translates to MNRRACKINIWILVTAGILCWLLMPFYAAARDVRQVVVVVTMQLPACETHLTHFVDRLEQIGEQSGIDIDLITIRANGDRQFAENQLKKILKKGRPDVVATIATLASQAAVTVFKDTGVPIFFFQVSDPVGAGLIQKIGEPTGTNVTGRVFTVPAKVRTDLIMRLVTQTVPPDRPVVFGYIHSTYPSAMGDIRQLKTIAAQENHFRFAVHDVMYEKGPDGMPVMLAAAAKGVQTLSDRVDFWWEPQGPLGEHPDYTRLLLERSTVPVAMGQTMDSVKMGALLHITPDLEAGGREAANFVAAFLKGADPGTIPVTAPARFQLGINLTTALNLNIVVPPDILALAGNHVYR, encoded by the coding sequence ATGAACAGGCGGGCGTGTAAAATAAATATTTGGATACTGGTAACGGCAGGTATCCTCTGCTGGCTGCTGATGCCGTTTTATGCAGCAGCCAGAGATGTCAGGCAGGTGGTGGTGGTGGTCACCATGCAGCTGCCGGCATGTGAAACCCATTTGACCCATTTTGTGGACCGGCTGGAGCAGATCGGGGAGCAAAGCGGTATCGACATCGATCTGATCACCATCCGGGCCAACGGGGACCGGCAGTTTGCTGAAAATCAGCTGAAAAAAATCCTGAAAAAGGGCCGGCCCGACGTCGTGGCCACCATAGCCACCCTGGCTTCCCAGGCTGCCGTGACCGTGTTCAAAGACACGGGGGTTCCCATCTTCTTTTTCCAGGTGTCTGACCCGGTGGGGGCCGGGCTGATCCAGAAAATCGGGGAACCCACGGGTACGAATGTGACCGGCAGGGTGTTCACCGTGCCGGCAAAGGTACGCACCGATCTTATCATGCGCCTGGTCACCCAGACCGTGCCGCCGGACAGGCCCGTGGTGTTCGGGTATATCCATTCCACATACCCGTCTGCCATGGGGGATATCCGGCAATTGAAAACCATCGCGGCACAGGAAAACCATTTCCGGTTCGCCGTCCATGACGTCATGTATGAAAAAGGACCGGACGGCATGCCCGTCATGCTGGCGGCAGCTGCCAAAGGGGTTCAGACCCTGTCAGACCGGGTCGATTTCTGGTGGGAACCCCAGGGGCCCCTGGGGGAACACCCGGACTACACCCGGCTGCTGCTGGAGCGCTCAACCGTGCCCGTGGCCATGGGCCAGACCATGGACAGCGTGAAAATGGGTGCGTTGCTGCACATCACCCCGGATCTGGAAGCCGGGGGCCGGGAGGCGGCCAATTTTGTGGCAGCGTTCCTGAAGGGGGCGGATCCGGGCACCATCCCCGTGACAGCACCTGCCCGGTTCCAGCTGGGCATCAACCTGACCACGGCCCTGAACCTGAATATCGTGGTGCCGCCGGATATCCTGGCCCTTGCCGGAAACCATGTATACAGATGA